Proteins encoded by one window of Dialister pneumosintes:
- a CDS encoding CCA tRNA nucleotidyltransferase has protein sequence MVDRNVNISNTVKIDTIDTGARQIMYTLEYHGYPTYIVGGCVRDLLLGKTPHDWDITTKAKPQEVADIAIKSGWKVIQNVGNSFGVMIVSLAGQSYEVATFRSECYGEDSHRPSQVAYSEKLEDDVSRRDFTVNAMAIDKDGTLYDFFNGKEDLKNKTLRTVGSAISRFNEDALRLFRACRFLAQLGFTADQSLIAGISSALCRVSGLSLERVRIEVNKILVAPYASRGLDLLVRSGLGNNSCRVKENGKYIKIPILPELSHLVELPQMKQFHKYDVWNHTLVAVDAAPRNLITRWATLLHDVGKGLPGIREINGNRITDHGHDLKGSCIAKEILTRWRMPKQLIHHVTWIVKEHMRFHYFAHHKEANVKKWIRQMAQNKLFFSSKEMIEAIRELTDVCKADIVGCGYDTIDLIGHEQFGQYMISLAKRMPITTRELHYGADVPQILSPYVAEGMQRILQRVQNGQLKNEEVFIKEAAIRFRRRKEHA, from the coding sequence ATGGTAGACAGAAATGTGAATATATCAAATACAGTTAAAATAGATACAATTGATACGGGTGCAAGGCAAATTATGTATACATTGGAATATCACGGTTATCCAACGTATATTGTAGGAGGGTGCGTACGTGATTTGCTTCTGGGGAAAACACCTCATGACTGGGATATTACTACGAAAGCAAAACCACAGGAAGTAGCAGATATTGCTATTAAGTCTGGATGGAAAGTGATTCAGAACGTAGGAAATAGTTTTGGTGTAATGATTGTTAGTCTTGCGGGGCAATCTTATGAAGTGGCTACATTTAGAAGTGAGTGTTATGGTGAAGATAGTCATAGACCATCTCAAGTTGCATATTCAGAAAAGTTAGAAGATGATGTAAGTCGAAGAGACTTTACAGTTAATGCAATGGCAATAGACAAAGATGGTACTTTATATGATTTTTTTAATGGAAAAGAAGATTTAAAAAATAAAACACTTCGTACAGTAGGTTCTGCTATATCACGGTTTAATGAAGATGCTTTACGATTATTTCGTGCTTGCCGATTCTTGGCACAACTGGGTTTTACCGCAGATCAATCTTTAATAGCTGGGATTTCAAGTGCTTTATGCCGTGTATCAGGATTATCTTTAGAACGAGTTCGAATAGAAGTCAATAAGATACTAGTTGCTCCTTATGCATCGCGTGGACTTGATTTATTAGTGAGAAGTGGTTTAGGAAATAACTCTTGTAGAGTGAAAGAGAATGGAAAATACATAAAGATACCTATTTTGCCTGAATTGTCGCATTTAGTAGAACTTCCGCAAATGAAGCAATTTCATAAGTATGATGTTTGGAATCATACGTTAGTTGCCGTAGATGCGGCACCACGAAATTTAATTACACGGTGGGCAACTTTGCTTCATGATGTGGGGAAAGGTTTGCCTGGTATACGTGAAATTAATGGAAATCGTATTACAGATCATGGTCATGATTTAAAAGGTTCTTGTATAGCAAAAGAAATACTTACCAGATGGCGTATGCCTAAACAGTTGATTCATCATGTAACTTGGATTGTAAAAGAACATATGAGATTTCATTATTTTGCACATCACAAAGAGGCTAATGTAAAGAAATGGATACGTCAGATGGCACAAAATAAACTCTTTTTTTCATCGAAAGAAATGATAGAAGCTATTAGAGAGCTAACTGATGTATGTAAGGCAGATATTGTTGGATGTGGATATGATACGATAGATCTTATTGGACATGAACAGTTTGGGCAATATATGATAAGTTTAGCTAAAAGAATGCCAATTACAACCAGAGAACTTCATTATGGAGCGGATGTGCCTCAAATATTATCTCCTTACGTAGCAGAAGGGATGCAACGCATTCTTCAGAGGGTACAAAACGGACAATTGAAAAATGAAGAAGTATTTATAAAAGAAGCTGCAATAAGATTTAGGAGGAGAAAAGAGCATGCGTAA
- a CDS encoding NAD(P)-dependent malic enzyme, producing MNTEQLKKEAMKLRESKHQIIKTVLNADMKDSHDLATVYTPGVSAPCLAIKEDEDLSLTLTWRGNVVAVISDGTRVLGLGDIGPAASIPVMEGKSALYKRFGNIDAIPIVIDTKDKDEFIRTVQLLEKSFAGINLEDISSPKCYDIEDELKKTMNIPVFHDDQHGTAIAALAALLGALKVAEKKLEDVKIVVNGAGAAGTAIARLILEAGANPKNMTVLNSKGILYDNGKRDRVQCELLTKVNPDNKQGTLEDAICGADVLIGCSAPGVFNCEALRTMADKSIVFAMANPVPEIMYDEAKDKGVFIYGSGRSDMPNQVNNSSVFPGLFRGALDVRARQINEEMKLAAAYALADFATSENSDPNHIVVDVFDPRVPMAVAKAVAKAAIESGVARTTELPEQYK from the coding sequence ATGAATACCGAACAACTTAAAAAGGAAGCAATGAAACTTAGAGAAAGTAAACATCAGATAATTAAAACGGTTTTAAATGCAGATATGAAAGATAGTCATGATCTTGCGACTGTGTATACACCGGGGGTTTCTGCACCTTGTTTAGCCATTAAAGAAGATGAAGATTTATCTTTGACATTAACTTGGCGTGGTAATGTTGTTGCAGTTATTTCAGATGGGACACGTGTTCTTGGATTAGGAGACATAGGTCCTGCAGCATCTATTCCTGTTATGGAAGGAAAGTCTGCTTTATACAAGAGATTCGGCAATATTGATGCGATTCCGATTGTTATCGATACTAAAGATAAAGATGAATTTATTCGGACTGTACAACTTTTAGAAAAGTCTTTTGCAGGTATTAATTTAGAAGATATTTCATCTCCCAAGTGTTATGATATTGAAGATGAATTGAAGAAAACAATGAATATTCCGGTATTCCATGATGATCAGCATGGAACTGCTATTGCTGCATTAGCTGCACTTTTAGGAGCACTTAAAGTGGCAGAAAAGAAATTGGAAGATGTAAAAATTGTTGTAAATGGAGCCGGTGCGGCAGGTACAGCTATTGCACGTCTTATTCTTGAAGCAGGAGCTAATCCGAAAAATATGACTGTACTTAACTCAAAGGGGATTTTATATGATAATGGAAAACGAGATCGTGTACAGTGTGAACTTTTAACTAAGGTGAATCCGGATAATAAACAAGGGACTTTAGAAGATGCTATTTGTGGAGCTGATGTTTTAATCGGATGTTCTGCGCCGGGTGTTTTCAATTGCGAGGCACTAAGAACTATGGCAGATAAGAGTATTGTATTTGCGATGGCAAACCCCGTTCCTGAAATTATGTATGATGAAGCTAAGGACAAAGGCGTATTTATTTATGGATCAGGAAGAAGTGATATGCCAAATCAGGTAAATAACTCTTCTGTATTCCCCGGACTTTTCCGTGGAGCTTTGGATGTACGTGCTAGACAAATTAATGAAGAAATGAAGTTGGCAGCAGCTTATGCATTGGCTGATTTTGCAACATCTGAAAATAGTGACCCAAATCACATTGTGGTTGATGTATTTGACCCACGAGTACCGATGGCGGTAGCAAAGGCAGTTGCGAAAGCTGCTATTGAAAGTGGAGTAGCTAGGACTACAGAGTTGCCTGAACAATATAAATAA
- the speD gene encoding adenosylmethionine decarboxylase, protein MKIRKLKLHGFNNLTKTLSFNIYDICYAREEEERKKYLQYIDEKYSAEGLTQILQKVADMIGAKILNVAQQDYEPQGASVTILIAEEQIQNERQDVVAHMDKSHITVHTYPEMHPQDGICTFRADIDVSTCGEISPLKALNFLLQCFEAEIVILDYRVRGFTRDVNGKKIFIDHRINSIQNYIDPVIRNKYNMIDVNVYQENIFHTKMVIKEEVSDLAKYLFGGINKQIMTREQKKIRHLLRQEIYEIFNGRNLPAIKD, encoded by the coding sequence ATGAAAATACGTAAACTGAAACTACATGGTTTTAATAACCTGACTAAAACTTTAAGCTTCAATATATATGATATTTGTTATGCAAGGGAAGAAGAGGAACGTAAAAAGTATTTACAATATATTGATGAGAAGTATAGTGCAGAAGGTTTAACTCAAATATTACAAAAAGTGGCGGATATGATTGGAGCCAAAATTCTTAATGTGGCACAGCAAGATTATGAGCCTCAAGGTGCGAGTGTAACTATACTTATTGCAGAAGAACAAATACAAAATGAACGGCAGGATGTCGTAGCTCATATGGATAAGAGCCATATTACGGTGCATACCTATCCTGAAATGCATCCACAAGATGGGATTTGTACTTTTAGAGCAGATATTGATGTGTCTACATGTGGAGAAATTTCTCCTTTAAAAGCATTGAATTTTTTATTACAGTGCTTTGAAGCGGAGATTGTTATTTTAGACTATAGGGTACGTGGATTTACTCGAGATGTAAATGGTAAAAAAATATTTATTGATCATCGTATAAACTCTATTCAGAATTATATTGATCCGGTTATTCGGAATAAATATAATATGATAGATGTAAACGTATATCAAGAAAATATTTTTCACACCAAGATGGTTATAAAAGAAGAAGTATCTGATTTAGCCAAATATTTATTTGGAGGAATCAATAAACAAATTATGACTCGTGAACAAAAGAAAATAAGACATCTTCTTAGACAAGAAATTTATGAGATATTTAATGGTAGAAATTTACCGGCTATTAAAGATTAG
- a CDS encoding XTP/dITP diphosphatase gives MKVVLATHNQGKIREFQKILSEIGWDIISVSELGDIQEPEETGRTFEENALQKARYYANITQFPVLADDSGIIADILQNKPGIYSARYAGKHGDDKANNEKLIKDLSTFHGEDRRGHYVCVIALVWPNGKELTVRGTCEGIIRDFYQGTNGFGYDPLFYIPSLEKTMAELSIEEKNKISHRGHALQLLLNKLKTMVFD, from the coding sequence ATGAAAGTCGTGTTGGCAACACATAACCAAGGCAAAATACGCGAATTCCAAAAAATTCTTTCAGAAATCGGATGGGATATAATTTCGGTATCAGAGTTAGGTGATATACAAGAGCCCGAAGAAACCGGAAGAACTTTTGAAGAAAATGCATTACAAAAAGCTCGTTATTATGCAAATATCACACAGTTTCCCGTATTAGCAGATGATTCGGGAATTATCGCCGATATATTGCAAAATAAACCCGGTATTTATTCAGCACGATATGCAGGAAAACATGGTGATGATAAAGCAAATAATGAAAAGCTGATAAAAGACTTATCCACCTTTCATGGAGAAGATAGGCGTGGTCATTATGTGTGTGTAATTGCATTGGTTTGGCCTAATGGAAAAGAGTTAACTGTAAGAGGAACTTGTGAAGGTATTATACGTGATTTTTATCAAGGAACTAATGGTTTCGGCTATGATCCCTTGTTTTACATTCCTTCTTTAGAAAAAACAATGGCAGAATTATCTATAGAAGAAAAGAATAAAATTAGTCACCGGGGACATGCATTACAATTATTGTTAAATAAATTAAAAACAATGGTATTTGATTAG
- the rpsI gene encoding 30S ribosomal protein S9 has translation MAEATYYGTGRRKTSVARVRLVPGQGKVIVNGRELKDYFALKTMELIIKQPLELTGTTNAYDVLANVQGGGSTGQAGAIRHGISRALLEVDGDYRKVLKSAGLLTRDPRMVERKKAGLKKARKASQFSKR, from the coding sequence ATGGCAGAAGCAACATACTACGGCACAGGCCGCAGAAAAACATCCGTAGCCAGAGTCCGTCTGGTACCGGGACAAGGCAAGGTTATAGTTAATGGTCGTGAACTTAAGGATTACTTTGCACTTAAGACCATGGAATTAATCATCAAACAGCCATTGGAATTGACTGGAACAACCAATGCATATGATGTTCTTGCTAATGTTCAAGGTGGTGGTAGCACAGGACAAGCCGGTGCTATTCGTCATGGCATTAGTCGCGCACTTCTTGAAGTGGATGGAGACTATAGAAAAGTTCTTAAGAGTGCAGGGCTTCTTACTCGTGACCCACGTATGGTTGAACGTAAGAAAGCTGGTCTTAAGAAAGCTAGAAAAGCAAGCCAGTTCTCCAAGCGTTAA
- the rplM gene encoding 50S ribosomal protein L13: MRTTFMANSGNITRKWYIVDAEGKTLGRLAAGVAEILRGKNKVTFTPHVDTGDYVVIINADKIVLTGNKEQTKVYFHYTGYPGGDRYMKAGDALKQKPVWMVERAIRGMLPKNKLGEQMYRKLKVYAGAEHPHAAQQPEEIKFDIR; this comes from the coding sequence ATGAGAACCACATTTATGGCCAATTCAGGTAACATTACCCGAAAATGGTATATCGTTGATGCTGAAGGTAAGACGCTTGGCCGTCTGGCTGCAGGAGTTGCAGAAATCCTTCGGGGAAAGAATAAAGTAACATTTACACCACATGTTGATACCGGTGATTATGTAGTGATTATCAATGCAGATAAGATTGTTCTTACAGGAAATAAAGAGCAGACTAAAGTATATTTCCACTATACCGGTTATCCAGGTGGAGATAGATATATGAAGGCTGGTGATGCACTTAAGCAGAAGCCGGTTTGGATGGTAGAACGTGCCATTCGTGGAATGCTTCCGAAAAATAAGCTTGGTGAACAAATGTATCGTAAGCTTAAAGTGTATGCAGGTGCAGAACATCCGCATGCTGCACAGCAACCGGAAGAAATTAAGTTTGATATTCGCTAA
- the ftsH gene encoding ATP-dependent zinc metalloprotease FtsH encodes MRKFIKNVALYVLVITIVITVFNTFVNPQSKRSEITYSSFVTQVNNKNVESVIMTEESVVGKLKDGTEFATYLPNDTGTLLNKLTDNGVSVTVRPPEQPSWWMGLLSSVLPILILVGVWFWIMNQTQGGGGRVMNFGKSKAKMTDEGRVKVTFKDVAGEDEAKAELSEVVDFLKNPSRYTALGAKIPKGTLLVGPPGTGKTLLAKAVAGEAKVPFFSISGSDFVEMFVGVGASRVRDLFVQAKKNAPCIVFIDEIDAVGRQRGSGLGGGHDEREQTLNQLLVEMDGFSANEGIITLAATNRPDILDPALLRPGRFDRRVVVGRPDLAGRIAILKVHAKNKPIDPEVDFNTIAKKVPGFTGADLANLLNEAALLAARANRKVITMVDLEEASEKVAYGPERKSHKVSEQEKKLTAYHESGHAIMATVLEHADNVHKVTIIPRGQAGGYTMMLPHEEVNFITKSHLLAQIRVALGGRCAEEIIFNEISSGASNDLQQVTNILRKMIMEWGMSNRLGPMVFGEHQEQIFLGKQLGSERNYGEAVATMIDEEFHKYLDEAYQDTIRILNENIEVLHAMAKALMEVETINSEQVMNLFKYHSIHAPEKVVVENMSEEELLEQE; translated from the coding sequence TTGAGAAAATTTATTAAGAACGTAGCACTCTATGTTCTGGTGATTACTATTGTTATAACGGTGTTTAATACTTTTGTGAATCCGCAAAGCAAACGTTCAGAAATCACTTACAGCAGTTTCGTTACACAGGTTAACAATAAAAATGTAGAATCTGTAATTATGACAGAGGAATCTGTTGTTGGTAAATTAAAAGACGGAACTGAATTTGCGACTTATTTGCCGAATGATACCGGTACATTGCTTAATAAATTGACGGATAATGGTGTATCAGTTACTGTGCGTCCACCGGAACAGCCATCTTGGTGGATGGGATTATTATCATCCGTTCTACCCATACTCATTCTTGTGGGGGTATGGTTCTGGATTATGAATCAAACGCAAGGTGGTGGAGGACGTGTTATGAATTTTGGCAAGTCCAAAGCTAAAATGACGGATGAAGGTCGTGTTAAAGTCACTTTTAAAGATGTGGCAGGTGAGGATGAAGCAAAAGCTGAACTTTCAGAAGTAGTTGATTTCCTTAAAAATCCAAGCCGTTATACTGCACTTGGGGCTAAGATTCCTAAAGGTACATTGTTAGTCGGACCACCCGGGACGGGTAAAACTTTATTAGCTAAAGCGGTAGCAGGAGAAGCTAAGGTTCCGTTTTTCTCCATTTCAGGCTCTGATTTCGTAGAAATGTTTGTCGGAGTAGGTGCTTCTCGTGTGCGTGATTTATTTGTACAGGCAAAGAAAAATGCACCTTGTATCGTATTTATTGACGAAATTGATGCAGTAGGGCGTCAACGTGGTTCCGGACTTGGCGGCGGACATGATGAACGTGAGCAAACTTTGAATCAATTGTTGGTTGAGATGGATGGATTTAGTGCTAATGAAGGAATTATTACTTTAGCAGCAACAAATCGTCCGGATATTCTTGATCCTGCTTTATTACGTCCGGGACGTTTTGATCGTCGGGTAGTGGTAGGACGTCCGGATCTGGCAGGACGTATTGCAATTCTTAAAGTGCATGCTAAAAACAAACCTATAGATCCTGAAGTGGATTTTAATACCATTGCCAAAAAAGTTCCCGGTTTTACCGGTGCAGATCTTGCAAATCTTCTAAATGAAGCTGCTTTATTGGCGGCTCGTGCTAATAGAAAAGTAATTACTATGGTGGATTTAGAAGAAGCAAGTGAAAAAGTGGCATATGGACCGGAACGAAAGAGTCATAAAGTAAGTGAACAAGAAAAGAAACTTACTGCATATCATGAGTCCGGACATGCAATTATGGCAACTGTACTTGAACATGCGGATAATGTACATAAGGTTACTATTATTCCTCGCGGGCAAGCAGGTGGGTATACGATGATGTTGCCTCATGAGGAAGTAAACTTTATTACAAAGTCTCATTTATTGGCACAAATTCGTGTAGCACTTGGTGGTCGCTGTGCAGAAGAAATTATTTTCAATGAAATATCCAGTGGGGCATCAAATGATCTTCAACAGGTAACTAATATTCTGAGAAAAATGATTATGGAATGGGGTATGAGTAACAGATTAGGGCCTATGGTATTTGGGGAACATCAGGAACAGATTTTCTTGGGTAAGCAATTAGGTTCTGAAAGAAATTATGGTGAAGCAGTTGCTACCATGATTGATGAAGAATTCCATAAGTATTTGGATGAAGCATATCAAGATACTATTAGAATTTTGAATGAAAATATCGAAGTTCTTCATGCTATGGCTAAGGCATTAATGGAAGTAGAAACTATAAATAGTGAACAGGTTATGAATTTGTTCAAATATCACTCTATTCATGCACCGGAAAAGGTCGTTGTTGAAAATATGTCGGAAGAAGAATTATTAGAGCAAGAATAA
- the hpt gene encoding hypoxanthine phosphoribosyltransferase, with amino-acid sequence MATLMNDIKNILITKDALAERIAALGKQITRDYQGKEVVLVGILKGAMPFLCDLMRHIDLPLVIDTMVLSSYGDCTTSSGKVCIKKDLDKDIKDKHVIVVEDIIDTGITMDFLCPLLKSRGALSVELAICLNKKERREKDVFVKYIGFDIPDEFIVGYGCDYAEHYRNFPAVAVLKSEVYNKE; translated from the coding sequence ATGGCAACATTGATGAACGACATAAAAAATATTCTTATAACAAAAGATGCATTAGCAGAACGTATTGCTGCATTAGGAAAACAAATAACAAGAGATTATCAAGGTAAGGAAGTTGTACTTGTGGGAATTCTCAAGGGGGCTATGCCTTTTTTATGTGATTTAATGCGTCATATTGATTTACCGCTTGTTATAGATACTATGGTTCTTTCCAGTTATGGAGATTGTACTACATCATCAGGAAAGGTGTGTATTAAGAAAGATTTAGATAAGGATATCAAAGATAAACATGTTATTGTTGTAGAAGATATTATTGATACAGGGATTACCATGGATTTCTTATGCCCGCTTTTAAAAAGTAGAGGAGCACTTTCTGTAGAATTGGCAATTTGCCTCAATAAAAAAGAACGTAGAGAAAAAGATGTTTTTGTAAAATATATAGGATTCGATATTCCGGATGAATTTATTGTTGGATATGGTTGTGATTATGCGGAACATTATAGGAATTTTCCTGCAGTAGCTGTGCTGAAATCAGAAGTATATAATAAAGAATAA
- the tilS gene encoding tRNA lysidine(34) synthetase TilS, producing the protein MNTMKREDFIQATLDCAHVHNLWKEGDRILTAVSGGPDSLGLLLFFIEVAKLEKLTIGCCCVNHHMREEAESETVFVSDVCKEHGIECYIRQAEVPKIAAQTGESLETVGRNLRYKALYEIVDTREYQWIATAHHADDQAETILYHLLRGSGMLGLTGIHPKREQIIRPFLWATKSQIQEFVDTFPYKPCHDITNDMAITTRNHIRLELLPELKKYNVGIVKTLNQTAEIIREEERILTLETDKLVQQCVNKQPRKILMDIKAFNRIPLAFKRRILRRVMQSVIVENQLKGKTISFDGIEVVRDLIEHGSMGQITSHAGVMVYLACGKAEFFCGNTHDGIKEMVFDDSYELHIEEFSKHPTIIGKNQFILDADKVGHIELRQGRNDDIFFPKGMSGRKQLFKCMKDLKIPAEKRKNWPIIADENYVYWIGFLRGSRYGLPDQQTKRYLVLTLRSK; encoded by the coding sequence ATGAATACTATGAAAAGAGAAGATTTTATACAAGCTACACTTGATTGTGCACATGTACATAATTTATGGAAAGAAGGAGACCGTATCTTAACAGCTGTTTCAGGCGGACCGGATTCTTTAGGATTACTTCTTTTTTTTATTGAAGTGGCAAAATTGGAAAAATTAACAATCGGTTGTTGTTGTGTCAACCATCATATGCGGGAAGAGGCAGAATCGGAAACAGTATTTGTAAGTGATGTATGTAAAGAACATGGAATCGAATGTTATATTCGACAGGCAGAAGTACCGAAAATTGCGGCACAAACCGGAGAATCGCTTGAAACGGTTGGACGCAATTTGCGTTATAAAGCACTATACGAAATTGTTGACACGAGAGAATATCAATGGATTGCGACCGCACATCATGCAGATGATCAAGCAGAGACGATTCTTTATCATCTGCTTCGGGGGAGCGGAATGTTGGGGCTTACCGGTATACATCCTAAAAGAGAACAGATTATCCGCCCCTTTTTATGGGCTACTAAGTCACAAATTCAAGAATTCGTAGATACTTTCCCTTATAAACCCTGTCATGATATAACTAATGATATGGCAATTACAACAAGAAATCATATTCGATTGGAACTTCTGCCGGAATTAAAAAAATATAATGTCGGTATTGTGAAAACATTGAATCAAACAGCAGAAATTATAAGAGAAGAAGAGCGAATATTGACATTGGAAACGGATAAGTTAGTACAACAATGTGTAAATAAACAGCCCCGAAAAATATTGATGGATATTAAGGCTTTCAACAGAATTCCTCTTGCTTTTAAAAGACGTATTCTTCGACGAGTGATGCAGAGTGTGATTGTTGAAAATCAGCTGAAAGGTAAAACTATCAGTTTTGATGGTATTGAAGTTGTACGTGATTTAATAGAGCATGGAAGTATGGGACAAATAACTTCACATGCAGGAGTTATGGTTTATCTTGCTTGTGGAAAAGCTGAATTTTTTTGTGGGAATACACATGATGGGATAAAGGAAATGGTTTTTGATGATAGTTATGAATTACATATAGAGGAATTTTCAAAACATCCTACAATAATTGGTAAAAATCAATTTATTCTTGATGCAGATAAAGTAGGACATATTGAATTGCGTCAAGGGAGAAATGATGATATATTTTTTCCTAAAGGGATGTCAGGTAGAAAACAACTTTTTAAATGTATGAAAGATTTAAAAATTCCGGCAGAAAAAAGAAAAAATTGGCCTATTATAGCTGATGAAAATTATGTGTATTGGATTGGGTTCTTGCGAGGAAGTAGGTATGGATTGCCCGATCAACAGACCAAAAGGTATCTCGTATTAACTTTGAGGAGCAAGTAA
- a CDS encoding Ppx/GppA phosphatase family protein, whose protein sequence is MRRAIIDIGTNSVRLLIAEKLENGEWNILSKKLNSTRLGEGMSQQKNLSAAAKERTLRAVADFVNDAKEVGIDDLYAYGTAIFRDSPDGASFAKEVEEKTQIPLHILSGTEEAFYSYVGAAGSPGALTAVVDIGGGSTEICMGFGNDIGFRTSLPLGCVRCTGQFDMVGARGIGELKKHCFELFSRADEVAAVKRWVFVGGTATSVASMLQEMEEYDAKKIQGFEVNPEDVTDLLKKLFNISYEERCHLKGLRPERADIIVAGVTILDALMEYFAVEKAIVSDRDLQEGLLEADVISPV, encoded by the coding sequence ATGAGAAGAGCAATTATTGATATTGGAACAAATTCAGTTCGATTATTAATCGCTGAAAAACTTGAAAATGGAGAATGGAATATATTAAGTAAGAAACTAAACTCGACTCGATTAGGAGAAGGAATGTCCCAACAGAAAAATTTATCAGCTGCGGCAAAGGAACGTACCTTGCGAGCCGTAGCAGATTTTGTAAATGATGCAAAAGAGGTCGGTATAGATGACTTGTATGCATATGGAACAGCTATTTTTAGAGATTCACCGGATGGGGCTTCTTTTGCAAAAGAAGTTGAAGAAAAAACACAGATACCATTACATATTCTTAGCGGGACAGAAGAAGCTTTTTACAGTTATGTAGGAGCAGCTGGAAGTCCCGGAGCATTAACGGCAGTTGTTGATATTGGCGGCGGATCTACGGAAATTTGTATGGGTTTTGGAAATGATATTGGATTTAGAACCAGCTTACCATTGGGATGTGTACGTTGTACCGGACAGTTTGATATGGTTGGAGCAAGAGGTATAGGGGAGTTAAAAAAACATTGTTTTGAATTATTTTCCCGGGCAGATGAAGTAGCTGCTGTAAAGAGATGGGTATTTGTAGGCGGTACGGCAACTTCTGTAGCATCTATGTTACAAGAAATGGAAGAGTATGATGCGAAGAAGATTCAAGGATTTGAGGTTAATCCGGAAGATGTTACTGATTTGCTGAAAAAATTATTTAATATTTCTTATGAAGAACGTTGTCATTTAAAAGGGCTTCGTCCTGAACGCGCAGATATTATTGTGGCAGGTGTTACAATTTTAGATGCTCTTATGGAGTATTTTGCGGTAGAAAAGGCGATAGTAAGTGATAGAGATTTGCAGGAAGGACTTCTGGAGGCAGATGTAATCTCGCCGGTATGA
- a CDS encoding S1 RNA-binding domain-containing protein: MAVEVGSTLEGQITGIVKFGAFVKLSENMAGLVHISEIANEYVSDINDFLKVGDKVQVKVISIDEHGKVALSIKQAISTTAHHEKKKSIGLVRESLSMDKSHFSNKERNGSNFRRNQHRNDSGSFEDKLNRFLKDSGERLLDLKRNVESKRGGRGSRWSD, from the coding sequence ATGGCGGTAGAAGTTGGAAGTACTTTAGAAGGGCAAATTACAGGTATTGTTAAATTTGGGGCATTTGTAAAATTATCTGAAAATATGGCAGGATTGGTTCATATATCTGAGATTGCAAATGAATATGTAAGTGATATCAATGATTTTCTGAAAGTAGGCGACAAAGTACAGGTTAAAGTTATTTCTATAGATGAGCATGGAAAAGTAGCACTTTCTATTAAGCAGGCAATATCGACAACCGCGCATCATGAAAAAAAGAAATCGATTGGTTTGGTAAGAGAAAGTTTATCAATGGACAAATCTCATTTTTCTAATAAAGAGAGAAATGGATCAAACTTTAGAAGGAATCAACATAGGAATGATAGTGGATCTTTTGAGGATAAACTTAATCGATTTTTAAAAGATAGTGGAGAACGATTGTTAGATTTGAAACGTAATGTGGAGTCTAAACGCGGGGGTCGTGGATCTCGTTGGTCGGATTGA
- a CDS encoding FtsB family cell division protein, whose translation MKKKHQRYKKRKYSAYKVAIAIVLTLFLLLIGNKAYELYVLHQEIVNAEQIKQQLIEEKNMLEQKKMDLNDPKVIEDKARHELGLVKPGEVPYVP comes from the coding sequence ATGAAGAAAAAACATCAACGTTATAAAAAGAGAAAGTACTCTGCTTATAAAGTGGCCATTGCTATTGTTTTAACTCTGTTTTTATTGTTGATAGGGAATAAAGCTTATGAGCTTTATGTATTACATCAAGAAATTGTTAATGCAGAACAAATTAAACAACAATTAATAGAAGAAAAAAATATGTTAGAACAGAAAAAAATGGATTTAAATGACCCTAAAGTTATAGAGGATAAAGCACGACATGAATTGGGATTGGTGAAGCCCGGAGAAGTACCTTATGTACCATAA